One genomic window of Providencia hangzhouensis includes the following:
- the atpI gene encoding F0F1 ATP synthase subunit I codes for MSVSLYDNKHAAKQLSVQFITLVILSGAFCANSIEWGASALAGGLACWLPNIVFMLLAQFQKAKGEDEPVRIAWFLALGAGLKVVTTIAVLVVAFGVFKASLTPLGLTYLAVLIVQIVAPAVFKR; via the coding sequence ATGTCTGTATCCCTTTATGACAACAAACACGCTGCAAAGCAGTTGTCTGTTCAGTTTATAACTTTAGTGATCCTCAGTGGGGCTTTCTGTGCAAATAGTATAGAATGGGGGGCCTCTGCTCTTGCTGGTGGGTTAGCATGCTGGTTACCAAATATCGTATTTATGCTGCTAGCACAATTTCAGAAAGCAAAAGGAGAGGATGAACCTGTCCGCATTGCCTGGTTCTTAGCATTAGGAGCAGGGCTAAAGGTTGTTACAACTATCGCTGTCTTAGTTGTTGCTTTCGGTGTGTTCAAAGCGTCATTAACACCACTGGGTTTGACCTATTTAGCGGTGCTAATTGTTCAGATTGTTGCACCAGCCGTTTTTAAACGGTAA
- the asnC gene encoding transcriptional regulator AsnC: MPENYQIDNLDRDILHELMANARIPYAELAKKFVVSPGTIHVRVEKMKQAGIIKGTRIDINPKQLGFDVCCFIGIILKSAKDYPTALKKLDALEEVVEVYYTTGQYSIFIKVMCRSIDSLQDVLINKIQTIDEIQSTETLISLQNPILRTINP; this comes from the coding sequence ATGCCGGAAAATTATCAAATCGATAATCTCGATCGTGACATACTTCACGAATTAATGGCAAATGCACGCATACCGTATGCTGAATTAGCCAAAAAATTCGTTGTTAGTCCCGGGACAATTCATGTCCGTGTCGAAAAAATGAAACAAGCAGGAATTATTAAAGGCACACGTATTGATATAAACCCAAAACAATTAGGGTTCGATGTTTGCTGCTTTATTGGCATTATTTTAAAAAGTGCAAAAGATTACCCAACCGCACTAAAAAAATTAGATGCCTTAGAAGAAGTTGTCGAGGTGTACTATACAACAGGGCAATACAGCATTTTTATTAAAGTAATGTGCCGTTCTATCGATTCTTTACAAGACGTACTTATCAACAAAATTCAGACCATTGATGAGATACAATCCACAGAAACACTGATCTCCTTACAAAACCCGATCTTACGAACAATCAATCCGTAG
- the mnmG gene encoding tRNA uridine-5-carboxymethylaminomethyl(34) synthesis enzyme MnmG, whose amino-acid sequence MFYPEQFDVIVIGGGHAGTEAAMAAARMGRQTLLLTHNIDTLGQMSCNPAIGGIGKGHLVREIDALGGLMATATDKAGIQFRTLNASKGPAVRATRAQADRVLYRQAVRMALENQPNLMIFQQPVEDLIVENNRVTGAITRMGLKFKAKAVVLTVGTFLDGKIHIGLENYSGGRAGDPPSISLSQRLRELPLRVNRLKTGTPPRIDARTIDFSQLAQQLGDDPMPVFSFLGSQDQHPQQMPCHITYTNEKTHEVIRNNLDRSPMYAGVIEGIGPRYCPSIEDKVMRFADKDSHQIFLEPEGLTSNEIYPNGISTSLPFDVQMQIVHSMKGMENARIIRPGYAIEYDFFDPRDLKQTLESKFIDGLFFAGQINGTTGYEEAGAQGLLAGLNAAQHAFGLEGWFPRRDQAYIGVLVDDLCTLGTKEPYRMFTSRAEYRLMLREDNADLRLTEKGRELGLVDDVRWAHFNNKVELIEKERQRLKDIWVHPKSDNHTEIDGILTVPLSKEANGEDLLRRPEMTYKMLTSLNLFAPGIDDPQAADQVEIQVKYEGYIARQKEEIERQLRNENTLLPVDLDYKQVKGLSNEVMAKLNDHKPTSIGQASRISGITPAAISILLVWLKKQGMLRRSA is encoded by the coding sequence ATGTTTTATCCAGAGCAATTTGACGTCATCGTAATTGGTGGTGGTCATGCCGGTACTGAAGCAGCAATGGCAGCTGCACGTATGGGGCGTCAAACCCTATTACTGACTCACAATATTGATACATTGGGCCAGATGTCTTGCAACCCAGCCATCGGTGGGATCGGTAAGGGGCATCTGGTTAGAGAAATTGATGCCCTTGGTGGTCTAATGGCCACAGCAACAGACAAAGCAGGTATTCAATTTAGAACATTAAATGCCAGCAAAGGGCCTGCAGTTCGTGCAACCCGAGCACAAGCTGACCGTGTTCTTTATCGCCAAGCTGTTAGAATGGCTTTAGAAAATCAGCCAAATTTGATGATTTTTCAACAACCTGTAGAAGACTTAATTGTTGAAAACAATCGAGTTACAGGGGCTATTACTCGCATGGGCTTAAAATTTAAAGCCAAAGCTGTAGTATTAACCGTTGGTACTTTCCTTGATGGCAAAATTCATATAGGTTTAGAAAATTACAGTGGTGGTCGTGCAGGTGATCCCCCTTCAATTTCACTTTCTCAACGTTTGAGAGAATTGCCTTTACGTGTTAATCGTTTAAAAACAGGAACGCCACCACGTATTGATGCAAGAACTATTGATTTCAGTCAGTTAGCTCAACAGCTAGGTGATGATCCAATGCCGGTATTTTCATTTTTAGGTTCACAAGATCAACATCCACAGCAGATGCCTTGTCATATCACCTATACCAATGAAAAAACCCATGAAGTGATCAGAAATAACTTGGATCGTAGCCCTATGTATGCAGGGGTTATTGAAGGGATCGGCCCACGTTATTGCCCTTCGATCGAAGATAAAGTTATGCGTTTTGCCGATAAAGACTCACATCAGATCTTCTTAGAGCCAGAAGGCTTAACAAGCAATGAAATTTACCCTAACGGGATATCCACCAGCTTACCATTTGATGTTCAAATGCAAATTGTTCATTCCATGAAAGGAATGGAAAATGCAAGGATCATCCGCCCTGGTTATGCTATTGAATATGATTTCTTTGACCCTAGAGATCTAAAACAAACGCTTGAAAGTAAATTTATTGATGGCTTATTTTTTGCTGGCCAAATTAACGGTACAACAGGTTATGAAGAAGCAGGGGCTCAAGGACTACTAGCCGGCCTTAATGCTGCACAACATGCCTTTGGTTTAGAAGGTTGGTTCCCTCGTCGTGACCAAGCTTATATTGGTGTTCTCGTTGACGACCTTTGTACTTTAGGGACAAAAGAACCTTACCGTATGTTTACCTCACGTGCTGAATACCGTTTGATGCTTCGTGAAGACAATGCAGATTTACGTCTGACAGAAAAAGGCCGAGAGTTAGGTTTAGTTGATGATGTTCGCTGGGCGCATTTTAATAACAAAGTCGAATTGATTGAAAAAGAGCGTCAGCGCTTAAAAGATATCTGGGTTCATCCTAAATCGGATAACCACACAGAAATAGATGGAATTTTAACCGTTCCATTATCTAAAGAAGCAAATGGGGAAGATTTACTCCGTCGCCCAGAAATGACGTATAAAATGTTAACTTCACTCAACCTTTTTGCACCGGGTATTGATGATCCTCAAGCTGCGGATCAAGTGGAAATCCAAGTTAAATACGAAGGGTATATTGCTCGTCAAAAAGAAGAAATTGAAAGACAACTGCGTAATGAAAATACCTTGTTGCCTGTTGACCTTGATTACAAACAAGTCAAAGGGTTGTCTAACGAAGTGATGGCGAAACTAAACGATCATAAACCAACATCTATTGGTCAAGCATCACGAATTTCAGGGATCACGCCTGCTGCAATCTCTATTTTACTTGTTTGGCTGAAAAAACAAGGCATGCTACGCCGGAGCGCTTAA
- the atpB gene encoding F0F1 ATP synthase subunit A — MSASGEVMTTEDYIGHHLKNLQLDLSTFKLVDPHASPTFWTLNIDSLFFSVVLGALFLWLFRRVAANATSGVPGKLQTAIELIIGFVDNSVRDMYHGKSKVIAPLALTVFVWVFLMNLMDLLPIDFLPYIAEHYLGLPALRAVPTADVSVTLSMAIGVFILILFYSIKMKGIGGFTKELTMQPFNHPVFIPVNLILEGVSLLSKPVSLGLRLFGNMYAGELIFILIAALLPWWSQWLLSLPWAIFHILIITLQAFIFMVLTVVYLSMASEEH; from the coding sequence ATGTCTGCATCAGGAGAAGTGATGACTACAGAGGATTACATAGGCCACCATCTGAAAAACCTTCAGTTGGACCTGAGTACCTTTAAGTTGGTCGATCCCCACGCTAGTCCAACATTTTGGACGTTGAACATTGACTCGCTTTTTTTCTCGGTAGTTCTCGGGGCTCTGTTCCTGTGGCTATTTAGAAGAGTTGCAGCCAATGCGACTAGTGGCGTACCCGGTAAGTTACAGACTGCAATAGAACTGATCATTGGTTTCGTTGATAACTCAGTCCGTGATATGTATCACGGCAAGAGCAAAGTTATTGCTCCTTTAGCATTAACTGTGTTCGTCTGGGTATTCTTAATGAACCTAATGGATTTACTCCCAATTGATTTCCTTCCGTATATTGCTGAGCATTATCTCGGGTTACCTGCATTACGTGCAGTACCAACCGCAGATGTTAGTGTCACATTATCGATGGCTATTGGTGTGTTTATCCTAATCCTCTTCTACAGCATCAAAATGAAAGGAATTGGCGGATTTACAAAAGAGCTCACAATGCAGCCTTTTAACCATCCTGTCTTCATTCCAGTCAACTTGATTCTTGAAGGGGTAAGCCTGCTGTCAAAACCTGTATCACTCGGTCTGCGACTGTTTGGTAACATGTATGCAGGTGAATTGATCTTTATTCTTATCGCGGCTCTGCTTCCGTGGTGGTCACAGTGGTTGTTAAGCCTACCTTGGGCTATCTTCCACATACTGATTATTACGCTACAAGCCTTTATTTTTATGGTTCTGACGGTTGTTTATCTGTCGATGGCATCTGAAGAACACTAA
- the rsmG gene encoding 16S rRNA (guanine(527)-N(7))-methyltransferase RsmG — protein MDLLSKLNQLLVKTDIDLTEKQKQQLVDYVGLLAKWNKAYNLTSVRDPQQMLIRHIMDSIVVNGQLNGTKFIDVGTGPGLPGVPLAIVRPDSHFVLLDSLGKRIRFLKQVQHELGLTNIEPVQSRVEEYRIENGFDGVISRAFASLNDMLGWCHHLPSSEGRFYALKGVIRDDEMVLPEGFVIESITELEVPELDEQRHLVKVSIK, from the coding sequence GTGGATTTATTATCGAAACTTAATCAATTGCTAGTAAAAACCGATATCGACTTAACGGAAAAGCAAAAACAGCAGTTAGTTGATTATGTTGGGTTATTAGCGAAATGGAATAAAGCCTATAACCTGACATCGGTACGTGACCCACAGCAGATGTTAATCCGTCATATCATGGATAGCATAGTGGTGAACGGTCAACTCAACGGAACAAAATTTATTGATGTAGGAACAGGTCCTGGTTTGCCTGGTGTTCCTTTAGCGATTGTTCGACCTGATTCCCATTTTGTTTTATTGGACAGCTTAGGGAAGCGCATACGCTTTCTAAAACAGGTTCAACATGAGTTAGGGCTAACTAATATTGAGCCTGTTCAATCACGTGTTGAAGAATATCGGATTGAAAATGGTTTTGATGGTGTGATTAGCCGCGCATTTGCTTCACTGAATGATATGTTGGGTTGGTGCCATCATTTACCTTCATCTGAAGGGCGCTTTTATGCACTTAAAGGTGTCATTCGTGATGATGAAATGGTGCTACCAGAAGGTTTTGTGATTGAATCTATTACAGAGCTTGAAGTACCTGAACTTGATGAGCAGCGCCATTTAGTTAAAGTTTCTATAAAATAA
- the mioC gene encoding FMN-binding protein MioC — translation MTKVTLISGSTMGSAEYVAEHMAEILEELGHETEIQHGPELDDLTLEGIWLVVSSTHGAGDLPENIQPLFDSIEESAPDLSQVQFGSVGIGSSEYDTFCGAIHKIDDLLTKQGAKRIGECLEIDVQQHEIPEDPAGEWVKIWANEL, via the coding sequence ATGACAAAAGTAACCTTAATAAGTGGCAGTACAATGGGCAGTGCGGAGTATGTTGCCGAGCACATGGCTGAGATTTTAGAAGAACTCGGTCATGAAACCGAAATTCAGCATGGCCCGGAGCTTGATGACTTAACACTTGAAGGCATATGGCTGGTGGTGAGCTCAACACATGGTGCAGGTGATCTCCCTGAAAATATTCAACCTCTTTTTGATTCAATAGAAGAAAGTGCTCCTGATCTAAGCCAAGTTCAATTTGGCTCGGTAGGGATCGGTAGCTCTGAATATGACACTTTTTGTGGTGCGATCCATAAAATAGATGACTTGTTAACCAAGCAAGGGGCTAAAAGGATCGGTGAATGTTTGGAAATTGATGTCCAACAACACGAAATACCCGAAGATCCCGCAGGGGAATGGGTTAAAATTTGGGCAAATGAACTCTAA